Part of the Lotus japonicus ecotype B-129 chromosome 6, LjGifu_v1.2 genome, ATGATTGCgatgatgaagaggaaggtCAAATTTGGGGATGAAGTCAAATTTGAGGAGGAAGGTTGAATTTGGGGGAAACTCAAGAACCCTAACTCATGATTTGGGGATCCTTAGTTTCAGATCTTATTGTATTGGAAATGGAATAGGTTTTAGGGTTAGTGGGATTTAGTTATTAGGGCTTTAGTTAATAGGAATTTAGTTAATtagggtttaattttttttaaaatgttttttaattacagaaaaaattaaatattaaataaaataaaatgccaCGTCAGCTCAATCATTGATGTGGCATGTCCATGTTCGCACGGTGGCCGGAAAGTTTCTCAGGCACGGTGGTTAGAGTCACCGGAGGGACTATTTCCGGAAGTTCCTCCGGGGAGGGACCAAAAACGTCCGGTGACCAAAGTTTAGGGACCATTTACATATTTTTCCCTTCATTTTTTTCATgttcaatttatctttccatttCATTTTCTATCTTCAATTTATCTTCCTTTATCATTTCCATAGCTCCTGATATTTTTTCTTTGTCAATATTAGTAGCTGATTGAAATCAAGCTTTCAATCCTATTCTTTCCACTTTCCACAAAGAACTTAATGCTAACTGAATATAAGACACCTTTATTATCAAAAGATTTTTTTGGCAGAGTACATAACCTGCAAAGCTGGTATCTTGGAAGATGCATCAAACTAAACAAAAGGAACTGAAAATGAGGTTCCTCAGTAAATAGCTTAAGAGTTCTGCTATTTGTTACGAGTTTTTCGACAAAACTCAAAACTCaaagagtttttcttcaatACGGGAATTACCTCCTCTCAAACTGAGATTCATCGCAATGTGGATCTAACCAGTCCTTGCGGGATCCCTTTGCCATGTTCCCACTCCCTTTCCCCCTACCCACAAGCTCCCTTAGGTTATCCAATTTATTCTCCCTGCCTGTTCCACTAATTCTCTTATCAGCTTCTTTCAGTTTTTGCTTGAACCGCTGCTTCCGGTTAGATGAGTTTAACTCTGGctgctttgattgtgaaggaggcGCTCCGTGAGGTCCTAGATAAATGATGTTTTCTTCCTTTTTAGCCTAAATAAACAGTAAAAACAAGTTCAACATCAAAAGCCAATGCATTATCCAGTCTTCCGAATCGAAAAAATTCTTTCAGCAGACCTACCTGTGCTGCAGAATTTGGGGATTCTATGTCACGATCATTAGGTTTGCTTTGATCAGACTCTCCAATTCCCAAGCTCGGAATCACAAATCCATCTGTGTCTGCAACAAAAGAAAGTCCACACATTCAAGATCAAAAGTAAAATGCTGTCAAATTGCAGACACCCCTAAGCAAAATAGAGAGAGTGAAAAATGCATGTATCTCACGGGAAAGCAAAACCAAAAAAAAGCTACTTCATAGTAGAGTATAACACTCTCAGCAAAGACTGGCAAAATTTCATAGCAACAAATACCATAGTAAATTATAAACCTCAAACATATCCCAAAATATATAGATATAAACAACAAGGAATAGGAATAGGATATAGGTCCTGTTTGGAAGAGGTTACttgagtttatcttatagcataaacgCTTATCCAAGTGTTTGAGAGGGCTTGCTTATGTAAATAACTTATGACATACTTATAAGttattttgaacttattttcaatCGTTGTTCATATTAGCTTATGAACAAGCGATGATGCCTACTTATGAGTTACAACCAATATAAGCTTCTCAaaattaacttatgaataagcacttatttgattagcgcgcttaattaagctgtttaccCAAATGCACCCATAATTATGCCAACCCTAACAAAATGTCCCTAAATTTTGAGAATCATTGCTAATCAAGTTAAAACTTGTTAAAAGAAATATGAACAAACCacaagcaaataaaattcaaagCTATATGCATTCCATAGGATGTCCACAGAAACTGAAATTCAGATAACACGATCACTATAAACCAGCTAGCTAGAACAACTAATTCATAAATAATAGCGGATCcaattttgaaagaaaaaaaaaagttcattgTGATTCAATTGATTTCCACCTAAATGCAATTAATCAATCAATCATCCATTCAAATCTccctaaacaaaaacaaaaaacaacttCTATTATGTTCTAGGCTCTGCCTTCAATAACCACCCACTGAAATAGATCAAATCACAGAAAAATTGCATACCCCACTCATCTTCTTGTGGTTCAATTGGAGGAGTGGTGCGCACAGGAGAGAGGTACATTGTAAACTGACGACCATGGATTTGAACGCACACTGGGCAATAAAGCCCAATTGAACTGCGAGCAGCAAAAGATCTTACCAAAATTGATAGGAGTATTGCCCAACCACTCTCGAGATCAATGAAAAAGGGTCCCAAAGATGCTTCCTTTGTAGAGGAAATTGAGAGAGGAATTAAACCCTAAATGTGGGTTCGATTTCGATCGTGTGCCTGAATTGCCAAGACTGACATGGGGGAAAATGTTTTAAAGATTGAACTCATAGTTGTTTGTACCCAGATCAAGGGTAGTTTAGTCATTACAATTCagtttattcttttctttttctttgtttgaAAGGGAGATAAGATGCTTAACATTTTTTTCTAGAttgattaataatttattaatagaTAAAGAGTCCTCATTTTTCATTTGTCGAATAATTCTTTAGgggtaaaaaataaatttttaatgcaTAAAACGGTAAAATTAGAAGATATTACTATCATtctatttatattaattaaaacatGATAGTATATTGggattttttattgaatgatatggggtgacacgtggcaaaaccttctaaaaaaaatcttcatttagtatattgttttttaatgcagatgcacttttttatatatatgatgaGTTTTTGTTCAATATTTGGTTTTAAGATACAAAAATTAAATGCAGATTTAATAGTGTTGTGAATAAAATGTAtttcaaagttaagaaaaacaaatttgaaataaatataaataaaatattcacaAATATTGCACTTTTTTATATACGATGGATTTTTGTTCAATATTTAGTTTTAAGATACAAAAATTAAATgcaggtttttatttttatttcttaaaaaactACATATAAAATATGTATTCAAAGTTAATTACGGatggttattttttaaaaatagtatttaatctttatatttttttaatgtagatttaatattgaaaaaaatgcagatttaatattgaaaaaccaAATTTATGTTTAGATTTAATATTTGTTATGTATTCAAagataagaaaaaatatttgtttttttaatgcagatttaatatattggctaaaaagcattttttgcctctgatgttttaagtttgtgcaaattctgcccctattctatttttgtcgacgtttcgacccctcatgttttcaaacagtgcactgtctacccctccgtcagtcaggctttctcttgagaggttcctgagtggattggagagatgaagaagagtatatgaagttgatgatgatcaaggaaatgatataaattaaatttgcttgatgaatatatcaattatgcatgtaattgaactggttaaatgcatgttttgctacttataggtcttgagtttgaatctcccttgccccttttttccaatttcacttgtaatttccacgtggcagttccaaaaaaatataaaaaaaaggtCACATCAGCTCattctgttagttttttaacaTTTGACTGATAGAGGGGTAGatgatgcactgtttgaaaacatgaggggtagaaacatcaacaaaaatagagtaggggcagaatttgcacaaactcaaaacatcaggggccaaaagtgctttttagccttagCCTAATATATTGAACGGATTTgtaaaaacaaaatctttatttgtttctttaaggcttaattgcacttttggtcccctaaGTATCACTATTGTGCGATTTGGGTCCcccatgtttaaaacgagcgatttaCATCCTAAACGTTTCAAAACGTGAAAATGTTACCCTTTCGTTCAAATCATTGACGGAATTTAATGACGTGGAACTCATTAATCTACTTGGCATTACTTAGCTTACATGGAGGGACTGTGAGACCCAAAATTTCAGTTAtagaatttattaattaaatttctatcaacgattaggtttcgatgtatcgtgaaggaaacctgaacaagtgtttaccgaatggaataaatttatgaaggagaaagttcaggaaaagactaagaatagtattataATCGGTATAAGTTATAACGCGAGTCTTATTCACTTACGCCTAGGgtaagagcgttagtaaacgactaatttactcttaaagcactataggaactaattccaaaaatctttagagagaTATACGAACGTctaattccaattctcggaaatttgccgaaactgaatctctaatagctcaagaaccttaaattaaactgttgatgaagactttttctattcggagcttcaaacaaaAGATTTCACACGTTTGTaccgatttctttcgatgtttctaatctttcttcagaaagaagttttctcatccgacatcaactgcaaaaagtaatttttcgagtaaaatcgatttacaccaaCTTTGGATCAATTGCCTTAATTatgagaaacctgtttcgagttctggaattctgtcgccagaacctatcttagaattcaccgaagAATGCATAGGAAAaattggaatcgcgaaattttcattttcccgtgtTTTCcacttcctataaataggtgaaGAATCAAAAATTCTTCACCATTGAAgcaccaaggccgcgagcttgaggaaggagaggggaggagagcttttcgccgatttttgcctgatcgtcgctctgttcgttgctacacgtagacctcgaggtatagatgctattccttacttctgatcgtcaattctgtcgcttttctctatatgtctttctatgctcaaagttttgagctttttgtaaaactgtccaaataacttgatttcagtgtctaaactcattgcctacatgcccaagagcatgaatatctggTTGTTTTCTGTCTCGCCGAAACATCACAGAGATGCAATTTtctggaaaaacccatttttgggtaaaagcttcgctttttgaatcaaaaactcctGACTGAGTTTagcttcagtaggattagttgttataaatgtcattaggaacacgctcatcaaatttatttttcaaaattccgactttgagttttcgggctaaagacactgaccaaaatacccctgtgttagttttcgacccgataatttttctgagagtttccttggcctagatatcgcctaagaatacccaggagttaaattagatcgaagaaaaagttcgggaaaccctattttgatagtggccgagaCTTTTTTggatggtaccgtgtccaaaaataatttttgggtctgtatgatctgagttatagcgtagctctctccgttgtcgaaattttggctttggtttcgcgTCATTTTGAATTCTGTGGCTCGAGTTATGGACATTTTAGCggataaagtgtttttgtacaaaacttgaatcgagtcaaaactcatccattcggggaaagcccttccattcgtgcctaaatgttgtactctgaagcttcttgagctttgtctaacgttagttagtattgtttcgattgtaccgacttattttgattgatttttgctttgtttgctctaaggttcgtttgtgtaAACCTTGGACTTGACggagcaagcttgtgagtgtgacttacactgtgattctggaggaactagaggtgagAGCAACTTACCTttctagctaatgttttaggcgtcgaccaattcgacttgatttattgtttatgcacttgattgtgattgactgggaaatgtttttctgaggcttcggccgacattggTGATTGAGATttatttatcgctttgatttaccATTGATTGATTCATATGCTATACTTGCTAAATGGATAATcataggctatgtgaatacttgtgcacatgatttgctggattatattgattatactgTGCAATTATACGGATATTTGTGGAACGTCAGAGTgtggggaaacgggtagttatgccatacTCGTGATGAGACTTTGGGAAAGGtcgacgggacgaacggaggttcgggcccttgttattgttttagtggatcgagaccttttctgggagttacttgggatgatgagatcttttaaactt contains:
- the LOC130726619 gene encoding uncharacterized protein LOC130726619, which codes for MYLSPVRTTPPIEPQEDEWDTDGFVIPSLGIGESDQSKPNDRDIESPNSAAQAKKEENIIYLGPHGAPPSQSKQPELNSSNRKQRFKQKLKEADKRISGTGRENKLDNLRELVGRGKGSGNMAKGSRKDWLDPHCDESQFERR